Proteins found in one bacterium genomic segment:
- a CDS encoding homoserine dehydrogenase, translating to MSSEIKLGILGLGVVGSGTVELLRQNADIIEQKTGAKIIIKKIAVRHIDKPRSVNVDRSLLTDNSYEILDDPEIDIVCELIGGIDPAHELVLRALENKKQVVTANKELIAKHGAELMNKANESKLDFQFEGSVGGGIPIIQPMKNALAGNQVQAVMGIVNGTTNYILSQMADENKDFNAALAEAQELGYAEANPTNDIDGHDAAYKLAILSSIAFTTPVDEAAIYREGIAKVQLRDIQVARDLGYVIKLLAIAKSNGNGSIQARVHPTFLPKHHPLAAISGVYNAVYIHGDFVGDVMFYGQGAGSKPTASAVVGDIMDVARNLNNGSTGRVPCTCHELHAITPIEKIVSKYYFRMIATDRPKMLASIANVFGNCGVSIEAVQHRPISRGRIEMVWITHKTEESKFTRSVSHISILSVTEKIANWFRVEEEDI from the coding sequence GTGAGTTCTGAAATTAAACTTGGCATTCTTGGATTGGGGGTAGTCGGCAGCGGCACCGTTGAGTTGCTTCGCCAAAACGCCGACATCATCGAGCAAAAAACGGGCGCAAAGATCATAATCAAAAAGATTGCTGTCCGTCATATCGACAAACCCCGTTCCGTTAATGTCGACCGCTCTCTTCTCACTGACAACTCTTACGAAATCCTCGATGATCCAGAAATCGATATTGTCTGTGAGCTAATCGGCGGCATCGATCCTGCTCATGAATTAGTCCTGCGTGCGCTTGAAAACAAAAAGCAAGTCGTGACGGCCAACAAGGAGCTTATCGCCAAGCATGGCGCTGAGCTGATGAATAAGGCCAACGAAAGCAAACTGGATTTCCAATTTGAAGGCAGCGTCGGCGGCGGCATCCCGATTATTCAGCCAATGAAAAACGCGCTTGCTGGTAATCAAGTACAAGCAGTGATGGGGATTGTGAACGGCACCACCAACTATATTCTGAGTCAGATGGCTGACGAAAACAAAGATTTCAACGCCGCGCTTGCAGAGGCGCAGGAACTTGGATACGCCGAAGCCAATCCTACCAATGATATTGATGGTCATGACGCAGCTTACAAACTCGCTATTCTTTCGAGTATCGCCTTTACCACCCCTGTGGACGAAGCTGCGATCTATCGCGAAGGCATTGCCAAAGTCCAACTACGCGATATCCAGGTAGCCCGCGATTTAGGCTATGTCATTAAGCTTCTAGCTATCGCCAAGTCAAACGGTAATGGCTCCATACAGGCACGCGTTCATCCGACATTCCTCCCAAAACACCATCCATTAGCTGCCATTTCAGGGGTCTATAACGCAGTCTACATTCATGGTGATTTCGTCGGCGATGTGATGTTTTATGGCCAAGGCGCAGGCAGCAAACCGACCGCAAGCGCTGTCGTTGGGGACATCATGGATGTTGCCAGAAACCTAAATAATGGATCAACAGGCCGCGTCCCCTGCACCTGTCATGAACTTCATGCAATCACCCCGATTGAAAAAATAGTCAGCAAATACTATTTCAGAATGATCGCAACCGACCGTCCAAAGATGCTGGCGAGTATCGCCAACGTATTTGGTAACTGCGGAGTAAGTATCGAAGCAGTGCAACACCGCCCCATCAGCCGAGGCCGCATCGAAATGGTCTGGATCACCCACAAAACCGAGGAGTCCAAATTCACCCGCTCCGTCAGCCACATCAGCATCCTCTCAGTAACAGAAAAGATCGCTAACTGGTTTAGAGTAGAAGAAGAAGACATCTAA
- a CDS encoding biotin/lipoyl-containing protein produces MEEQLDFDLEAVRALAKLVKDHRLTELTVESGDYTVQLIRHMESVAITEEAAKLHPTTPEVAPEVHGVPIMAPASGVYYRFPSPNTPAFVEEGDIIEPGQVIGLIEAMKTFNDIPSPIGGKVLRVLAQNGQLVNHNDILMLIGPAEIPGEF; encoded by the coding sequence ATGGAAGAACAGCTTGATTTTGATTTAGAAGCCGTACGCGCACTCGCAAAATTGGTTAAGGATCACCGTCTAACAGAGTTAACGGTCGAATCCGGCGATTACACCGTGCAGCTAATACGGCATATGGAATCAGTGGCGATTACTGAAGAGGCAGCGAAACTTCATCCGACTACTCCCGAAGTAGCGCCCGAAGTTCATGGTGTCCCTATCATGGCCCCTGCTTCAGGTGTATATTATCGGTTCCCTTCCCCTAACACGCCTGCGTTTGTTGAGGAAGGTGATATTATCGAACCTGGCCAGGTAATCGGACTAATTGAAGCGATGAAAACCTTCAACGATATTCCGTCGCCAATCGGCGGTAAAGTACTTCGAGTCCTTGCACAAAATGGTCAGCTTGTTAACCATAACGATATCTTAATGCTTATTGGACCGGCGGAGATTCCTGGTGAGTTCTGA
- a CDS encoding VanW family protein has protein sequence MLVFSVIAAAFCSPSRNAAKQPQIRYQLDTKPMPKTLSEFSTHVETSEKSRNANIRLAASHINGLVLKPKETFSFNNIVGERTEVLGYKNAPTLTSFGKIEGIGGGICQLAGTIYNAVLLADLEIIERHPHGLRVRYIAAGRDATVSPVDDLKFTNTHSGPIRLVVYLKGPRLICQIESTAPLGKQVDINVEISRLPDGNMLARTYRQISQKGKEVQREAISEDVYPIPHN, from the coding sequence ATGTTGGTATTTAGCGTAATCGCGGCTGCTTTCTGCTCTCCTTCACGGAATGCAGCAAAGCAACCGCAGATACGCTATCAGTTAGATACAAAGCCTATGCCCAAAACGCTTTCGGAGTTCTCAACCCATGTCGAAACTTCAGAGAAATCGCGTAACGCCAATATTCGACTGGCAGCCTCTCATATTAACGGTCTTGTGCTCAAGCCGAAAGAGACCTTTTCATTTAATAACATTGTTGGCGAGAGAACTGAAGTATTAGGTTACAAAAACGCTCCGACGCTCACTAGTTTTGGTAAAATCGAAGGTATTGGTGGCGGTATTTGCCAACTCGCGGGAACGATATATAACGCCGTTCTGCTGGCTGATCTTGAAATCATCGAAAGGCACCCCCACGGGCTTCGAGTTCGCTATATTGCGGCAGGAAGAGATGCAACCGTCTCGCCTGTTGATGACTTGAAGTTTACTAACACTCATTCAGGGCCAATTCGATTAGTGGTTTACTTAAAAGGACCACGCTTGATCTGCCAAATCGAGTCGACAGCCCCACTCGGTAAACAAGTGGATATAAACGTCGAGATAAGCCGGCTTCCGGACGGCAACATGCTGGCTCGCACTTATCGTCAGATATCACAAAAAGGAAAAGAAGTTCAGCGAGAAGCGATTTCGGAAGATGTCTACCCAATTCCGCACAATTAG